Sequence from the Rhea pennata isolate bPtePen1 chromosome 16, bPtePen1.pri, whole genome shotgun sequence genome:
ACTTACATTTTTCCACCATAGCAGccttcacatttcattttcccCATATCtgtgtataaaataaattttttaataaGTTTACCTTCCgcaccacctcctcctcttcttggCGCTTTTCATAATGAGAAAAGTCATCAAAGATGGAGGTCGTGTGCTTGTAAGTAGCAATAATTTTAAGcacttgttttgctttttctaaggGCACCTCCTGTGTATCACGGGAGTTTGTAACTGGTTTGTTGTCATTGTTCTCCAGCCTGATGTGTCGGAGCTGGTTGTTGGGCACATCCTTCACAAAGATCCACTTGACATCGAATTTCCCCTTCCACTTGTCCTGAGACCAGACACCTGCACTGGTGCCATAGTCCACAGGCGATTTCATCTCTGCTACTCCACAAAAATGTCCACTGCCATTGACACTGAACAGCAAGTAGACCGGACCCTTACTATTCATGGAACGAAAAGCACTGTCCAGGCGTTTGTTGCCATGTTCTGTACTACACCAAATAGAATACTTAATGGAACGATGAATATCATCCTCAGAATAGCTCTTTATTATGAACACACGTCCATTTTTAAGGTTCCATTCAAAATCTTTAGGGTTATAGCTGTGAgcagctttcagtttttcaagaACAGGATGGGATTCGCCACTTGGAACAGGGTTAGGCTGGGTACTGCCAGCTGAGTTGCTATCATTACCAGTTCCTCCACTTTGGCcaaaagctgcatttctgttGCGAGGAGCTACCCAGCGGTTTTGAGGCGGCTGCTGAGGGCTCTGATACTGTGGTTGGGTCAATGGAGGAGGCTGAGCCGGAACAGGCTGAACAATCTGTTGCTGTGGCTGCGGAACAGACTGAGGAGAAGGTATCTGTTGAGGGGCAGGAACTTTTGCCACAGGACCCTTATTGTCCCACGTACCTATGTCCATATTGTGTTTTATAGGTGGTGGAGGCAGAGCTCCTCCAATTACAGGTCCAGTTTTCGTTTTCATTTTAGGCTGTGGTTTTGCAGGCTTGCTAGCGATAGCAGCCCAAGAGGTTGGTTTAGATACTGGCAAGTTTACACTAGATCCACTGTTACCAGAGAGGGCACCTGTCATCCCAGCGCTGTTGACAACAGAACCTACTGTTTTCACAGCAGAAGTTGTAACATCTCCACCAATCTTAAGTCCAACCATTCCCTGTTCAATACTGTTCATTCCAGGAGCTTTGTTTAATGTGTCATTATGAAATCCTGTTTGTCCATCCACAATGGTACCGCCCAGTGAACTAGGTGGATAACTGTAACTGCTCCCATACGCCGAACTTTGAGTTTGCTGTCCTTGGGATCCACTTGTTCCCCAAGCTGAGAAGGCAggattttcagggaaaaaattaaaCCGGTGTTGATAGATGTTATTTCCCAGACCCCCAGGCTGTCCAAAAACAGCATCATGCATAAAATGGTGATCTCCATTACTGAGCTGTCCATAGGTGGTGAGATATGGGATAGGAGGATCTCCTCCTGTAGACCACGGAGCTTCACTGAGAGAATAGGGGAACCCAATAGATGGTGGATAATAACTGGACAGATAGGGATCAGTCATTGATGGATAACTATTGTTCtgttaaggggaaaaaaaaaagaggtcgTTTCAGACACAAGAATTTTGTTTATAACACCCACAACACTGCACATcactaaacagaaaagaatagtGCCAcgtaattttatttctagttaAAGATTTTAGTTCACACTCCATGTTTGCTATTCCACAAATTgcttaattcattaaaaatagcacTATTGCAACCCGTTCATTTCTATACCAGAGATGAATTCTTTAACCTTTTGCTTGAACTGTGAATTATTTGTAGCTCTAGGTCAAAGCAGCATTATCTTCCCATCCTGCTAGttgtatttcttgtatttaaaaagaaagatacatgGCTAAATCTGGAAACTTAAAATTTGGTCCAGGAATATTGCCTCACAGTGAATTTAGTAATTTGAGATTTTTAGACCATGTAAGTGCAGTTACATTACTACAGGCTATTTAATGGCTTCATctagattttttaaatctatcaatatcacaaaatatttcaaggtaCTTATATAACAGAAGACATTTTGTGACTCATAGCATACAAGTTTTATCTAAAACTGCTTTAATAAAACAGCATATATGATAGAAAACATGGTTATAGTCCTTATTATGGAATTGTTTTGAGGGAGCAACTTTCTCTAACAAGCAAGATATACCTCAAGtgataaaacacaaaaaggcTACTTCTGACACAGATGCAAGACCACAGTTAGATCATACACAAAAAAAGTGTGCCAAGTTTGGTATAAGTAGACCTAATTACTAGAAACTAAAATTACAGTTAAAGTAATAGCTGGTATGCTAAAGAAACACAAGCAAATACAGCATGTGACATATACCAGTAAGCCATCCAAGCTCTCACTGACCCTACTCAAGCTTCTGCAAAGGTCTCCTTTCCCTCAGTAGTAAAGTCACAAGTGCGCAGAACTTCTTCTGACAGGCCTTCCAAACTGGCCATCTTTTCCACTCTAGGAAATAGAGACTGACCTGTTCTAAACCAGCAGACCCTTCTTTAAAGCTCcagcttttcctcccttttctccttctcaacTGCTTTCTTAGACCTGAGGAATCTTTCCTTCTACTCTAAATCttcaggtgatttttttttttttggtattttatgTTTCTCATAGTCAGCAATGCAAAAGAATACAGACTATTCTAAAAGGGGTATTATTCTTCCTTATGAAACTTGAAACACAGATACTGGAGCCCTTCCAAAATGAAACCCTACATGTAATTACCAGTGAGGGGGAGGAAAGGTCAACATCTCCTGCTAATCAGTCAAAGAGCAGCAAATCTTCCCTTACTCACAGAGaatgatgatttttaaaaggaggaaCTAAGACTTCTGTCAAACCTTAATTAAGgtttgaaaattaaacaaatattatgCAGACTCAGCTGAATTGCACAGACATTTTAGTAATTTTACCAAACATAAGATTATTTGTCAACTCAATCAGAAAACTAAGAAACACCTTGCTAAAGAGAAGTATAATACCCAGATACATTAGAGTCAtttttattgttcatttttcagcaaCAGCCTTCCACAAAACcctaatttaatatttttacttcccGTATGAAGAATGACTCCATAAAATATCAAGACTTGTATATATACCATAGACACAACAGCTTTAAACAGCCTAAATCCAATGTTACCCATTTTTGATTCAAGAGACATCTTCTCTACCACTTCTCTTGTTGACTTCATTTATTTGGAAGTTCTATCATTAACAAGAGGTACACAAACCATCTTTCTATAACATGATGATTCtctaaaatgtattaaattttCTTAGTCTCTTAAGAGAGTCAATACTTATcacattaaaatatctttttttctgagggcATTTGAGACTGGTATCAATGTGTTTTATCTTTAAGTgttaatattaagaaaaaagttaaaataaatgctagTGGAAGGGAGGAGCTTTAGATAGGTCTTAGGTAGTATTTATTACCTTCGTACATTCTACAGATTTAAATTAAGATCAAAAGAATATGACCAAATAACACATATGTTTTGTCTCACAGTACTGCTAAACAATTCTACACAATTCCTTACACTGTCACCTTCCGTACACATAGCTTGTCAGGTTTCCACAAAGGTTTTAAcaggattaaaagaaaatttcagaagacATCCCCACAAAACATTCAATCTATTTTGAATGGCTTAATGCTACAAAGTGCAAGAGAAGCCCTGATGGAAGTCCTTCACTACAACAGCAGTACACTTATTTTGACAAACTTATCCTTGACCTTTCTGCATCTCTTCTCTACTTCTTTTAAAACCAATCTCTGCACTAATTAGGAAGAGAATCCTCCTTTCTGCCAAAGTTCTCTGCTTGCTCGTAATACTCTCATTCTCAAGTATACCACATTCTCAGAAAAATCTTCTGGTTCTGGATGACAGTACATCTGGGATACCTTCCTTATCGAGTATATCATACGCATATACCTTACCTCATTCAGTTCcctctgctttcaaaaacactttcagCGTGCATAGTAAGACACTTCAAATTTGATCTGCGCTATTGCTACCTGAATACCAGacttttctttgtaaagaaaaagcaagtgcCTTTAATTAGGTACAGCTTTCCACACAAAGATAGGAGACAAATTACATTTGATTACTTAATATACTTAATACTCATTTTAAAGActaacttgtatttttaaaagatgacatTTAACACAGTATCATCactctttatttaatttttgatgTCCAATGTATTGCTTGTGTCAGCaaggtttttaatttcttgagctttttttttttaattcaactggttaacttttttaaaatcaactaCACTTTACAGTAACTTTAAAGGGCATATATCTGACAGAATAAGTAGATAATAAGGCTTTGTTCAGAGATATGGTTGTCTGTATGGTGGTATCTCAGAGAGTTCTAATTAATACTACTGTCACTTCCCCCTTAAAAATATAAGGCAACCTACACAATTATTTCTTGTAGCTCATCAATTCCTTGTGGCATGCCCATTTCTTGTGGCATTTACAGGTCAGTCAATGGAGCTATGCTTTCATGCATCATCACTTTACTagaatatgaaaattaaattatggAATTCTATAAATCATAGTAACTTTGTACCTTTAATCCTAATAATTGGGCTTATTGACAGTTAACAGAAACATATTACTTAGAATTAACATATAACAGATGGTTCTACTTTTCATCTACATCAAATAGAATGTTAACTGTATTCTACAATAGAAAACATCTtggttttaaataattaaaatttacatACAAATATAAGGAATGGGATGACAAGAATcataaagaaaaggaggagagaaatacaaaaagcatgcatagttttctttcaaaactgattttgcaAAAAGGGAATCTCACTTTATCTTAAACTTCCTGCATTTGTACTGTGACAAGTACAACAATTCCAGACCACAGGACATGTTTCCCATGAAATTGCATTAACTTTGCATAAGTTGGGAGAACACGTCTAGGCTGTAGAGAATGATGAAGACCTCTGAGCTCAGTTCAAGAACCAGAACCCTCAGAGCACAGATCCTGGAACACAGTGCAtgttattatatatataatttgccCTAACTTCCACGCTGGTGTGTCTAGACTGCTTCTAGAACTGAGATGAGCTCAGGTATCTCTATACTGAGCTAGAAACTGCAGCCTCCCATAAGCTGCTATGATTCAAATCAAATTAATATAGTTTTATTAATAAGTGCTTCCCAGAGCGCTTAATACAGCTGGAGAATAACTGACCCATGGCAGATGAATTGATAACATTTGCTCGTGTTCACATTCAAGATTCAACCACAATTTCcacaaataaaacagagtaTCACATTACATactcttttatttcagtgtgtaGAATAATGTTCTTTTGCAGATAAGCTCAACAACGTCACCAGTATTCACAGTGGCATCTATCAGCTTCAAATTGCTGAATTGTAAATGTCCTGTTTAAAACATACCTCTTAGCCTTTTTGCCAAGGAATAATAATGTACCTCTGCTAggtctctctcccccctcccctaTCCCCctcactgtattttatattcgtgaaagaaaactttcaggCTCTAGTTCCTAGACACTTTAttcatttaaagattttaaaaatacttgagtTAGAAGAcaatttctattattattatattgaAGTCATGGATGTTAAGTGATGTACATTATAATGAACTAGATCATATTCAGAGTTCAGTGCCTTGctcttaaaaaaacccacattttaaattcttaagATATTTCAGAGGACACAAAAGAAGAGCAATATCTGTTGAAGTGTGATGAGAATGCAGAATCACTCTGTTActtgttttcagtgctttctaGGAAAGGTTTCAACCACAGTAATTTTCAGgcttattttaaagacagatcAAGAGACCTGCCAAACCGGAACCTACAGACTCCTCCATGTAGCTCATCTATCAAAGAACTGCAAGATCAAGTAGTCTGTCGTAGTCCAGCTGTATTAATAATCTGCAATGTGAGAAGCAATGAACAGACAGCAGTTGGAGCATTAACTTCATCTTTATTTGTGGCCATCTGGATACACGTAGTAATATTAGTAATAAAACTAGCATTGGTGCTCATGAAGCTAAGTAACACAGTAGGCtagtcatttcttttccatttctatttaaGAAATTTGCTCCCTCAACACAATTCTATAGATCGACTGCCAATACTGCATgcctacaaaacaaaactgagttaCAAATATACTAACCTGATTTGACTGCCCAGAAAGGTAAGGTTCAAAATCGTTGTCATGAACTGTATCCTTCTGGTGTAATGAACCATTTTGTACTGGAAGAAAAGAGTTGCAACAAATTAGAACACTACTTAGTAGCATTTTAGTAAACAGTTCCACCCTAATGTTATTTTATGAAGAGTCATATTCTTCTTCACAGCACAAAGAACCTTCAAAGACAAAAGGATCACACTTGTCCAAGTAATTTCTTTGCATTATTGCTCACAAAACTAAATTTGAATAAGTTTGCATCCATAAAAAGTTGAGTTTTTCTACAGATGAGTGAATCAACAACTCACGTGAACTACTTCTGAACCAAAAAATAATCTCTGGCAAGAATCTGGTGAAAAATATTGGGAAATCACACCTAAGGTCCTGGTGCATGACTAGAAATCTCAGAAGCTAATTAACAGTTCTCCCTGCATGTACTGCTTACAGCTTATTTAAATTGACTAAAATAAGAAAGTCAAGTGAGGTtgcatttaattataaaaaacaaCTACTGAGTTTCTTCATAGCCTGACAATGCTTTCAAGCAAAATTTAAGTCTCAACTTTCTCATGGTGGTATCCAAGAGACTGCCTTAATCAAAGGCCTACATAAATTAGCCAGTAAATAAACATTCAAAACCCACTGCTGAAAGATAttacacaaaagcaaaattactaGGTCAGTTCAAACAGTTTCcactgtttgtttaaaaaaaaaaaaaaagatcatacCCAGCTTATGTTgggaaaataaagcaactaCTTCATAGCTTAGCTAGATTAAAAACAATACTACATGAAATAAGATGTTTAACAAAGAAGTTTGAGAATTTATGAGAATATTTGGAGAAAGTTTGTCTGTGACAATGTGACAACAGCATGTAATAAAAGTACAGATAAACACAAGATACAAACTTTTTGAGACAATAGGCAATTGGATTTtagatgctttttgttttaccttAACCAGACTATCTGAATGGCAAGATTTAGTCCGAGTATCTAAGCCTCAGCAGTTATGCACTTACTAGCGATCACAATAATGAgaatatttacttaaaatatttgctatttaattttaattccagTTTAAGCAGTGGAATTGTCATAGTATTACCTCATCAGAAGTAGCTTAACTATTGTTATCTAAAATTACTTAAGTGAAGTTTGTAGACTTATATATTATGACAACtagcatatatatatgtcaATAGTAGTACAATAACAAAATCGTATTTACATAGCAAAAAAGGAGTATGCAAAAGTATGTGAAATTATATCTTGGGTAAGAGATCTCTATTATGTtgaaaactgctttattttaaggaaattaagAGCCTTATTGTATGTATGCTTAGTGCTAACACACAGTCCTTCCCACTGTAAACTCAGTAACAATAAGTAGGATGCAAACAAGCTCCTAAAAGTAACAGGTaatgttatttttgaaacaaagcatATCTTCATTTGTTCCAGATGTTATCCATGGGGACTGACACCAATACCTATCTGTTCACAAACAGTTACCTGTAGGATTCatctgcagttaaaaaaaaaaaaaaaaagaaagaaaaaaagaaaagaaaattagatgGCAAGATCTCAGCATGTTTCTTACCTTTATTATCTTGCCCTTTCGGTCTCTGGAAAGCCACAGCATATGatggagtaaaataaaaaacggaggtggggagagagagaaatgagaaagttaattttggaaaaatgctCATACTGCCATTACGAAACACACAGCCtatggggagagaaaaagcctCTTAAGGAACGGCTAATAACGAATCGGGCTTGTTTAAACTGGGGTTGAGGAGTTCATCTCAGGTATCATCCAGCACTGGCCTTCCTTAGAAATGGCCACTGCTCTGGAAAGGCAGCGGGAACGCGCTGTGCCTGTGGGGTGGGCTAACGGGAGAGACGAGGCCCCAGAGGAGCCTCTCTCGGGACCGGGGCAGGCCCCAGGCTGCACGAGGACCCCAGCCCGGGGCCCGGGCGCGGAGCACACAGGCCCTGTGCCCAGCTTCGCCGCTTACCTGAGGGTCAACGCTTGTGGCAGACATAATTCATGTACAGGGCCGCCGTGGTTCAGCAGAGAGGGCCCGGGGGGAggcggccgcccggcggggcgcggcgcaggggcggcggcggcgcctctcCCCTCAGGCGGCGCCCGGGCAGCGGCgacggcgccggggctgcggggagcggAGGGGGCCGCTCGGCGCCTCCTCGCAGAGGGAAGGGTTGGGGGCGCGGAAGGCCGGTGGCCGCGCCTCGCCTcgccctgccgccgccgtcTCCTCACATGCCCCCggcccgcgctgcgccgcccgggcctgccgctgccgccgccgtcGGGCCGCAGCGAGCGCCGGAGCCGGAGCCTCCACCTCCAatggcggcgggcgccgggctgcgGTGACGTCAGCGCCGAGCGCgcgcgcggcacgccgggaaAGCGCGGcgaggcgcgggcggggggaggggcgcgcgggcgcggcggcaccggcggcgcAGGCGCGGGCGGGCTgagggggcggcgcgcgggccggTGGCGGTGCTGGTGCCGGTGCGCGGCGGGTcgcggggctcggccgcccTTCCgcgcgcgccgggccgccgcaGCCCTCGCGGTCCTCGGCAGCCGCctccggggagggggcgagggAAGCcgcgcagcagctcccggcctcccgcgggccgccgcgccgggctctCGGCCCGCTCGTGTTCGGCCGCTGAGGaaatggcggcggcggcggcggcccgcgctCGAGGGGGAGCGCGGGGGTAAAGGGAGCTGCTCTCTCCGTGGTTTTCTCTCAGATTAATTCCTTCCGTTTTCCTTCCGGCTGGACGGGGTGAAATGGTGGCTCCCGAGAGCTTACATGGAATTCAGCAGGGCCAAGACTTAAAGCGGGGGTTTGCAGGGAGGCTCGTCGTTCCCCGCCGAGGAGAGTGGGGAAGTGAAGCCTTACTGAAAAAGCACACCGAGCTGAGCATGTTTGATGCTTGGTTTTGCCAGAGTTGTGTGTAAGCAGGTTTTAGGGAAGCCTTGGCATTTCTTTAATGAGAAATCACATTTAATGAAAGCaatgccttttttatttctagtatttGAATTCCAACTGTTTCCTTGTTTCTgcctgcatgtttttttcccaaatggATGGCATATTTAATGACCAGAATtattgttagtttttttttctttagtgcttGATATATATGGGTCAAGGGAGAGTTTATAGACACTGCACAGAACAAAAAGCCCCTGCCCTTCCCAAGGTCTTGTAGACTTAGGTTTTTTCATGTTATAACCAGTATTCTGTGGTAATCTGTTTAATATCTGTTTCAATTCTGATGACTAAATCATAATGTTCATGGTGAAACAGGCATCAGCATCATGTTGCtgctttattatttatattgcagTAGTATTCAGAGGCCTCACTGTCCTACTGTCCATGTAAACACAGCAAATGGTAGTTCACTCAGTGCCCAAATAGAGTATGGTGGACTGGAGGCCTCTTAGgccagaataaaagaaaacatcatctCTTCTGAACAACAACAGTCCTAGGAGATAATCAGCAACTACTAGAGATTCATAGAACATAATTTTCTCTGACATCTTTGGGAACTAGTGCAGTAACAGGATTTATAACAATTTTCAGTGATTAACAGTATGTCACTGAAATTGTCTTTTACTATGTAACAGGTGTTTGACATCTGTTTAGGGAATAGAAATAATTGACCATCAATTGGCCAGAAacctgatattttttccttgaagggATCAAAATACTTGCAGAGATTGAGCTTGATCagtctctttttcctttgaacatGCCTCTTGACACGAACATGCACCGTTTATGGTTACCAGGTGTGAACAATCTAAGAATCTAAGAAGGAGGCAATATGAATCAAAATCTAGCTGTcaatatgtatataatatgtTGTGTAATTGCTTGATATAACAACATGCATGATACTTAGTAGTGAATTTGAGTTTAGCTCACTATTTgataaaaacaagtattttccaTTGTGTTCCATACTTCTCCAAACAGAAGTCTGAGCAGAGTTTGGGCATACCCAAGTTATGTCTCAGTTCTGTTATAGTCAGGAATCTCCTCTGGTGTTCCTCATGCTAAGCAACAGGATACCTACTATGAAATGGAGCTATTCTCTTATCACTTGTGTTATGTGTAAAGTAGGACTAACTTGTATGGTGTTGGTCTCACTAGTCTATCTAGTCTCATTACTGTCTTAGGCAAGTATCTAGAACTCTGACCAAATTAGTTAAGGCTGCCATGTATCAGATAGTGGTTCTAGTGGTTATAAAGTCTTGCTTGTAACTTCTCTATGTTCATTTTTTTGGGGTAAGAATAGAAAATCCTAGTTCTCATGAAAGATACCAAACCATTACAATCATCCTTTCTTTAGTTAAACATAGTAAGTCGTCTTTGTCTTCAGAAAGTCAACAATTGTTGAACCTAGTATTTGTTATTCAGATAAAATATCTTGATCTATATAACAGACTGGGCCACTTGCCTGAAATGAATTGTCCAATTTCTTTTTGTCCCTTTTCTGATCAGTCACCATGAGGTAACACAGAAAGATTATTGCATTTGCATTAATCCCAGCACCTGGTGGTATTTTGAGGTCTTGGATTGCTTAATTTGCAAGTAATAATTGGCTTGTTTCATCTTAATTTTGTTTGCCATTTGGTATAGCTATGGATGAAGTTGGTATATCTGTGCTCTTGGGAGTCCCTGGATGAGCTGGAAAGGCTGTCCTGAAGaacaaaacttcagaaagaaatgttaaaagaaagcaagcagcatgAGCTAATAGTGGACCATCTGTCTGAAGGGAACAGAGAAAGACTTGTCCTGGGTACTTGGGTGATAGGCACGATTTTGAAGTCCATGTGATTGTATATGTTCACTAGTCTTGATATAGAAACTATGTGACTATGAATCATCCTTGCCATGACTGTGGTGTAGGCAGAATGTTAGAACCATATTTTACTTAGGATCCTATGTTATAGGGGATTATAGTTATTAGACTATATCTGTTATTTTAGACTGAAAGATAGAGCATATTAatgtgtacacacatacacacacatgcaatgTCCCTAACTCCATAACTGCGTATTtgtggaaacatttttttgtttgcattagGAAAATGTGAGTTACTACCCCTTCCTGGTAACTTTAAGAGGAATATTGCCCATCCATTAAGAAATACACAATCTTTTAGAAACAAAACCACTAAGAAAAAGAGGACTGTGTTAAACTGTATAGATGAAAGCAATATTCAGAATGGTATTAACTAAACACGATCATTTTGTTTCAACCCAGCCTACTCTCAGAGAGTAACATTGCGACCTGTGACGTAACAGGTTTTTGGCTTTGTTGAGTGAAATATGGTCCTATGTTCTTCTAACGATAAGGTAGGAATATCTTTTTCCTCTGGTTAACACTCTGAAATCTCAGAAGAGTTAACGTATAAATTACAAAAgatcatttttgttattttgattttacaggGATTTGCTGCAGCCATTTCTATGGCAAAAATTGTGGAGTTTGCTTTCTAGCAGAGGGTTAAACATTACCATGCTGGAATCTTCCCAATTCCTCTTATGGAATGTAACTAAAGCATAGCTCCTGCtttaattttcatcattttaggGTGAAATATAAAGGTagacacacagaaaataatatattttctcttctgttttcatgtcATTGGCATGCCCTTCTGTGAAAACATGAGAAGGGGAATCTTATCCGAAGTGGCTGGTGAACAGGTATCATCACCATCACAGACTTGCTGTTATTTACAAGGCAACCTCGTTGTAAAGCTGTAGCAAGAAGCTCAGCAGAACACGGGCTGACCTCACAGATCTCCCAAGTGTTCCTCTTGATCTTCATTGGCAACTGTTGCTGTtatgtattttccattaaattgtTAGGATAATCTGGTTTTGCTCACTTCTAGAATTGGGTCACCTATTTTTCATCTCACCATTCTGCAGTGTCCTTCAGGTTGAGCTGCCATCTTCCTCAGTTGTCATTCTTGCTATGAATTATTGGTAGAGAGACAAAATCAACCTATATGAGTGAATTaagatgaggaaaaacagaTGACTGTTAGTGTAAATAGCTCAAGAATACACCTTTTTGCCTGTCCTCCAAATAATATTCAGGCAGCTAGACACATCTCTGTCCAATATAAACATGTTCCAAGCTGTGGCAGAATTCAGTCGGAAAATTAGATGTTCCATGTTCCTTGACGGCTGATTTTCCACCAATTAAAAAGTGGGATGAGCTCCATTAGATTCATAACAATGCCTGACAAATCCTTCTTTAAAGGTAATTAGTGTCTGAGAGGTGGAACATACATTAGTCACAAACTGATAGcagtattttctgaagagcttcattatgtttttttttttttcttcctgaacaaTCTGGAGTAGCAATGCCACGCAGTTTAGATGAGGCTACACCACTTTTCATTCCCTGTACTTCCTGTTAGGCATTGAGTAGGTAGAGGGAATACAGCGTAACTGTGACACACTTCCACGTCGGT
This genomic interval carries:
- the YTHDF1 gene encoding YTH domain-containing family protein 1 isoform X1 — encoded protein: MSATSVDPQRPKGQDNKVQNGSLHQKDTVHDNDFEPYLSGQSNQNNSYPSMTDPYLSSYYPPSIGFPYSLSEAPWSTGGDPPIPYLTTYGQLSNGDHHFMHDAVFGQPGGLGNNIYQHRFNFFPENPAFSAWGTSGSQGQQTQSSAYGSSYSYPPSSLGGTIVDGQTGFHNDTLNKAPGMNSIEQGMVGLKIGGDVTTSAVKTVGSVVNSAGMTGALSGNSGSSVNLPVSKPTSWAAIASKPAKPQPKMKTKTGPVIGGALPPPPIKHNMDIGTWDNKGPVAKVPAPQQIPSPQSVPQPQQQIVQPVPAQPPPLTQPQYQSPQQPPQNRWVAPRNRNAAFGQSGGTGNDSNSAGSTQPNPVPSGESHPVLEKLKAAHSYNPKDFEWNLKNGRVFIIKSYSEDDIHRSIKYSIWCSTEHGNKRLDSAFRSMNSKGPVYLLFSVNGSGHFCGVAEMKSPVDYGTSAGVWSQDKWKGKFDVKWIFVKDVPNNQLRHIRLENNDNKPVTNSRDTQEVPLEKAKQVLKIIATYKHTTSIFDDFSHYEKRQEEEEVVRKVNLLKNLFYTQIWGK
- the YTHDF1 gene encoding YTH domain-containing family protein 1 isoform X2; this translates as MSATSVDPQRPKGQDNKVQNGSLHQKDTVHDNDFEPYLSGQSNQNNSYPSMTDPYLSSYYPPSIGFPYSLSEAPWSTGGDPPIPYLTTYGQLSNGDHHFMHDAVFGQPGGLGNNIYQHRFNFFPENPAFSAWGTSGSQGQQTQSSAYGSSYSYPPSSLGGTIVDGQTGFHNDTLNKAPGMNSIEQGMVGLKIGGDVTTSAVKTVGSVVNSAGMTGALSGNSGSSVNLPVSKPTSWAAIASKPAKPQPKMKTKTGPVIGGALPPPPIKHNMDIGTWDNKGPVAKVPAPQQIPSPQSVPQPQQQIVQPVPAQPPPLTQPQYQSPQQPPQNRWVAPRNRNAAFGQSGGTGNDSNSAGSTQPNPVPSGESHPVLEKLKAAHSYNPKDFEWNLKNGRVFIIKSYSEDDIHRSIKYSIWCSTEHGNKRLDSAFRSMNSKGPVYLLFSVNGSGHFCGVAEMKSPVDYGTSAGVWSQDKWKGKFDVKWIFVKDVPNNQLRHIRLENNDNKPVTNSRDTQEVPLEKAKQVLKIIATYKHTTSIFDDFSHYEKRQEEEEVVRKERQNRNKQ